In Alosa sapidissima isolate fAloSap1 chromosome 11, fAloSap1.pri, whole genome shotgun sequence, a single window of DNA contains:
- the lrrc4ca gene encoding leucine rich repeat containing 4C, genome duplicate a: protein MLNKMTSSPQQQQTMRGPRWNRALSDPLFVLLLFLQLLVVAGLVRAQTCPSVCSCSNQFSKVICTRRGLRDVPDGISTNTRYLNLQENLIQVIKVDSFKHLRHLEILQLSKNQIRNIEIGAFNGLSSLNTLELFDNRLTTIPNGAFEYLSKLKDLWLRNNPIESISSNAFNRVPSLRRLDLGELRRLTYISDTAFEGLSNLRYLNLGMCNLKEIPNLHPLVRLGEMEMSGNQLANIRPGSFKGLVHLQKLWMMHAQIQTIERNAFDDLQSLVELNLAHNNLTLLPHDLFTPLHHLERVQLHHNPWNCNCDILWLSWWLKEMVPGNTSCCARCSSPASFRGRYIGELDQSNFHCYAPVIVEPPADLNVTEGMAAELKCRASSLTSVSWITPNGSIVTHGNYQVRISVLNDGTLNFTNVTMQDTGTYTCMVSNSAGNTTASATLNVSSTETSTFTYFTTVTVETMEHEEGHATVPQRVGPTPSSGLWESSSTLATTTTTAAARLPQSTKSTERPYTVPVTTLGEGPFNGLDEVMKTTKIIIGCFVAITLMAAVMLIIFYKMRKQHHQQNHHAPARSIEIITVDEDCVPGGQAMERHLALAQLEHEHLNHYNANFKTPYNHVTTINSIHSSAHEPLLIRAGSKDNVQETQI, encoded by the coding sequence ATGTTGAACAAGATGACGTCCTctccgcagcagcagcagaccatGAGAGGTCCTAGGTGGAACCGGGCCCTGTCCGACCCGCTGTTCGTGCTGCTGCTCTTCCTCCAGCTGCTGGTGGTGGCGGGCTTGGTGCGTGCCCAGACCTGTCCTTCTGTCTGCTCCTGCAGCAACCAGTTCAGCAAGGTCATTTGCACTCGCCGCGGCCTGCGCGACGTGCCCGACGGCATCTCCACCAACACGCGCTACCTGAACCTGCAGGAGAACCTCATCCAGGTGATTAAGGTGGACAGCTTCAAGCACCTGCGCCACCTGGAGATCCTGCAGCTCAGCAAGAACCAGATCCGCAACATCGAAATTGGCGCCTTCAACGGCCTGTCCAGTCTCAACACACTGGAGCTGTTCGACAACCGGCTCACCACTATCCCCAATGGGGCCTTCGAGTACCTGTCCAAGCTCAAGGATCTCTGGCTCCGTAATAACCCCATTGAAAGCATCTCGTCCAATGCCTTCAACCGTGTGCCCTCGCTGCGGCGCCTGGACCTGGGAGAGCTACGCCGGCTCACCTATATCTCGGACACGGCCTTCGAGGGCCTCAGCAACCTGCGCTACCTGAACTTGGGCATGTGCAACCTGAAGGAGATCCCCAATCTGCACCCGCTGGTGCGGCTGGGCGAGATGGAGATGTCCGGCAACCAGCTGGCCAACATCCGACCGGGCTCCTTCAAGGGCCTGGTGCACCTGCAGAAGCTGTGGATGATGCACGCCCAGATCCAGACCATCGAGCGCAACGCGTTCGACGACCTGCAGTCGCTGGTGGAGCTCAACCTGGCGCACAACAACCTCACACTGCTGCCACATGACCTCTTCACGCCACTGCACCACTTGGAGCGGGTGCAGCTGCACCACAACCCCTGGAACTGCAACTGCGACATCCTGTGGCTCAGCTGGTGGCTGAAGGAGATGGTGCCAGGCAACACCAGCTGCTGCGCCCGCTGCAGCAGCCCGGCCAGCTTCCGGGGACGCTACATCGGCGAGCTGGATCAGAGCAACTTCCACTGCTACGCACCGGTCATCGTGGAGCCGCCCGCAGACCTCAACGTGACGGAGGGCATGGCGGCCGAGCTGAAGTGCCGCGCTAGCTCGCTGACCTCGGTCAGCTGGATCACGCCGAACGGCTCGATCGTGACGCACGGCAACTACCAGGTGCGCATCTCGGTGCTCAACGATGGCACGCTCAACTTCACCAACGTCACCATGCAGGACACGGGCACGTACACGTGCATGGTGAGCAACTCGGCGGGCAACACTACGGCCTCGGCCACGCTCAATGTCTCCTCCACCGAGACCAGCACCTTCACCTACTTCACCACGGTCACcgtggagaccatggagcacgAGGAAGGCCACGCCACCGTGCCGCAGCGGGTCGGCCCGACCCCTTCCTCCGGCCTCTGGGAGTCATCCTCCACGctagccaccaccaccaccaccgccgccgcaCGCCTGCCGCAGTCCACCAAGTCCACGGAGCGGCCCTACACCGTCCCTGTCACCACCCTGGGCGAGGGGCCCTTCAACGGGCTGGACGAGGTGATGAAGACCACCAAGATCATCATCGGCTGCTTCGTGGCCATTACGCTCATGGCGGCCGTGATGCTCATCATCTTCTACAAGATGCGCAAGCAGCACCACCAACAGAACCACCACGCCCCAGCACGCAGCATCGAGATCATCACCGTGGACGAGGACTGTGTGCCCGGCGGGCAGGCCATGGAGCGCCACCTGGCCCTGGCACAGCTCGAGCACGAGCACCTCAACCACTACAATGCCAACTTCAAGACCCCCTACAACCATGTGACCACCATCAACTCCATACACAGCTCAGCGCACGAACCTTTGCTAATCCGTGCGGGCTCGAAAGACAATGTGCAAGAGACCCAAATCTGA